In Pseudomonas sp. Q1-7, the genomic window TGCCGTTGTAGGCCGCCACCATCAGCCAGCCATCCGCTGTCTGGAAGGCCTCGTTGGGTGCCGAATAGGGCGCCGCGCTGCCGATGGGCGTCGGCAGTTCGCCGTCGCGCAGGTAGCTGCTGATGGACGACTGCTGCAGGGCCAGCGCCGAATTCATCAGGCTCACGTCCAGATGACCGCCCAGCCCGTCCCGGTGCCGCGCCTGCAGCTTGGCGAGGATGGCCATGCACGCCATGTAGCCGGTCACCACATCCACCACCGGCGCCTGCACCTTGCACGGCGGCGCGCCGGGGATGCCGATCAGGCTCATCAGGCCGGAGTCGGCCTGGAGGATGCCATCCACCCCGGCACGGTCCGCGTAGGGCCCTTGCTGGCCGTAGGCGGAAATGGAGCAGTAGACCAGCGCCGGATTCAGCGCCGCCACGGTCTCGTAGCCCAGTCCCAGGCGTGCCATGACGCCGGGCCGCATGCTTTCGATCAGCACGTCGGCTTCGGTCACCAGGCGTTGCGCAACGGCCAGCGCCGCCGGCTGCTTGAGGTCGAGGCAGAGGCCCTGCTTGCCCCGGTTGAAACCGTGGTACAGGGCGCTGTCCTCGCCGACCCAGGCCGGCCCCAGGCTGCGCCCGAGGTCGCCTTCCGGCGCCTCGACCTTGATCACCCGCGCGCCCATGTCGGCCAGCAGCATGGTGCAGGTGGGCCCGGCGGCGATCTGGGTGAAATCCACCACCGTCAGGCCTCGCAGGGCGTCACGCAGCATGGCGCGCCCCTCCCTGCTTGAAGGTGCCCTGGGCGGTCGCCAGCAACTCGCCGCCCTCGGTCGTCAGCGTGGCTTCGGCGAAATACAGGCTGCGCCCGCTACGGCTGATCCTGCCGCAGGCGATCACGGTCCCGGAGCGGGCCGCTTTCAGGTAGGCGATGTTGAGCATCACGGTGACGCCATGGACCTCCTCCTCGCCCTCGGCGGCATGCAGGCCCGCATAGCCGCAGGCCGCATCCAGCAGGGTGGCGACCAGTCCGCCGTGGAGCATGCCCTGGCGGTTCAGGTGGCGCGCCTGGATAGGCAGGTGAAACGTGGCCTCGCCGCCGGTCCAGTGGACCAGTTCGACGCCGAGGCTCTGCAGGAACGGATTGCTCAATTGCATCTTGGCTCTCCCGGACCTAGCGGCCCTTGTAGTGCGGCGGGCGTTTCTCGGCGAAGGCCGCGCGACCTTCCAGGCGGTCCTCGGTGTCCCGCAGCACGCCCCAGTAGAGTTCGGTCAGGCGCTGGGCATCGGCATCCGACAGGTGCGCGGTCTGCCGCGCCAGGGACTGCAATGCCTGGATCGCCAGCGGCGCCTGGGCGGCAACGCGTTCGGCCAGGGCAAGCGCGCGGTCGAGCAGCGCCGCCGGGCTGTCGGCGACTTCCGAGACCAGCCCGATGGCCAATGCCTGGGCGGCGTCGATGCGTTGCCCGGTCAGGGCCATCTGCATGGCATGGGCTGGCGGCACCGCCTTCAGCAGGCGATGCAGGCCGGACACCGCCGGGATCGAACCGACCACCGCCTCCGGCAGGCCGAAGCTGGCGTTGCCGGAGGCGATGCGCAGGTCGCACTGCAGCGCCAGCTCCAGGCCGCCGCCGAGGCAGTGGCCGTTCACCGCGGCGATCAGCGGCTTGCGCAGGTCGAGGTCGGCGAGATCCATCAGGCGGATATAGAGGCCGGCCTCGGCGGCCGGCTCCTTGTCCAGGAACAGCGCCTCGGCATAGGACGCCGACGAATCGCGGGTGCGTTTCAGGTCGGCGCCGACGCAGAACGCGCGCTCCCCGGCCCCGCTGAGGATCGCCACACGTACCTCGCGGCGATCGCGGACCTCCGCCAGGTGCCCGCGCAGGGCACGCAGGGCATCCAGGTCGAGCGCGTTGAGGGCGTCGGGACGCTCCAGGGTGATCAGGGCGACGGCGCCCCGGATCTGCAGGCTTACGGACATGGCGGCCTCCCTACACGCTGGCCGAGGACAGGCTGCGCCCGCCACAGACATACAGGGTCTGGCCGGTGACGTAAGCGCTGGCCGGGTCGAGGAAGAACTCCACCGCATTGGCGATGTCGTCCGGCACGCCGATGCGCTTGACCGGCACCGTGTCCTTCAGGCGCGCCTGCACCTCCGGCTCGAAGGCCTGGAACAGCGGCGTATCGACGATCCCCGGGGCGACGGTGTTGACCGTGATGCCCTTGGACGCGAACTCGATGGCCAGGCTGCGGGTCAGGCTCACCACCCCGCCCTTGGCGGCGGAATAGTTAGCCTGGCCAAAGCCGCCCAGCCAGGCGCGTGAGGACAGGTTGACGATGCGCCCGAAGCCCGCCTCCAGCATCAGCGGCAAGGCTGCCTTGCAGCAGAGGAACTGCGCCCGCAGGTTGGTATCCACCACCAGGTCCCAGTCGTCCTCGGTCATCTTCAGGAAACGCTTGTCGCGCACCACGCCCGCGTTGTTCACCAGAAAGTCCAGTCGCCCGGACCGTTCGCGGATCTGCCCGAAGGCCTGCTCCACTTCGCCGCCCTGGGTCAGGTCCAGGGCGATGCCATGGGCATCCAGGCCTTCGACTCGCAGCCGTTCGGCCGCGTCCTGCAGGGCCGCCACGTCGCGGTCCAGCAGATACACCGCCACACCCTGGCGCGCCAGGCGGGTGGCGATGCCCAGTCCGATGCCGCGGGCGGCGCCGGTGACGGCCGCCACCTGGCCTTGCTGGAATCGATTCGCGCTCATCTCACACCCCCAGCACGTGAACGGAAGACGCGGCGTGATCGACACCGGCGATACCGCCGCCGGTGCACTGGGCAACGCCGATGCGCGGCTGGTTGTCG contains:
- a CDS encoding CaiB/BaiF CoA transferase family protein — translated: MLRDALRGLTVVDFTQIAAGPTCTMLLADMGARVIKVEAPEGDLGRSLGPAWVGEDSALYHGFNRGKQGLCLDLKQPAALAVAQRLVTEADVLIESMRPGVMARLGLGYETVAALNPALVYCSISAYGQQGPYADRAGVDGILQADSGLMSLIGIPGAPPCKVQAPVVDVVTGYMACMAILAKLQARHRDGLGGHLDVSLMNSALALQQSSISSYLRDGELPTPIGSAAPYSAPNEAFQTADGWLMVAAYNGNRWERLCGVLGHPEWTDDPRFISSAQRVAHRAEMQEALTAVFRTESCAHWLERLRAADILCARVADYRDLLNHPQIAENGMFASITHPRHGLLRVPGFPVNSAEAAEQPYLPAPDKGEHSRELLAEMGFSEREMADMLESGAVIAA
- a CDS encoding PaaI family thioesterase, translating into MQLSNPFLQSLGVELVHWTGGEATFHLPIQARHLNRQGMLHGGLVATLLDAACGYAGLHAAEGEEEVHGVTVMLNIAYLKAARSGTVIACGRISRSGRSLYFAEATLTTEGGELLATAQGTFKQGGARHAA
- a CDS encoding enoyl-CoA hydratase/isomerase family protein, with the protein product MSVSLQIRGAVALITLERPDALNALDLDALRALRGHLAEVRDRREVRVAILSGAGERAFCVGADLKRTRDSSASYAEALFLDKEPAAEAGLYIRLMDLADLDLRKPLIAAVNGHCLGGGLELALQCDLRIASGNASFGLPEAVVGSIPAVSGLHRLLKAVPPAHAMQMALTGQRIDAAQALAIGLVSEVADSPAALLDRALALAERVAAQAPLAIQALQSLARQTAHLSDADAQRLTELYWGVLRDTEDRLEGRAAFAEKRPPHYKGR
- a CDS encoding SDR family NAD(P)-dependent oxidoreductase — protein: MSANRFQQGQVAAVTGAARGIGLGIATRLARQGVAVYLLDRDVAALQDAAERLRVEGLDAHGIALDLTQGGEVEQAFGQIRERSGRLDFLVNNAGVVRDKRFLKMTEDDWDLVVDTNLRAQFLCCKAALPLMLEAGFGRIVNLSSRAWLGGFGQANYSAAKGGVVSLTRSLAIEFASKGITVNTVAPGIVDTPLFQAFEPEVQARLKDTVPVKRIGVPDDIANAVEFFLDPASAYVTGQTLYVCGGRSLSSASV